The proteins below come from a single Chrysoperla carnea chromosome 1, inChrCarn1.1, whole genome shotgun sequence genomic window:
- the LOC123290994 gene encoding tubulin alpha-1 chain-like translates to MREVISIHIGQAGVQMGNACWELYCLEHGIQPDGQIPTEKPCSDNDDSYNTFFCETTAGKHVPRALMVDLEPTVVDEIRTGAYRLLFHPEQLITGKEDAANNYARGHYTVGKEIVDIVLDRIRKLADQCSGLQGFVLFHCFGGGTGSGFTSLLMERLSVDYGKRSKLEFAIYPAPQISTAVVEPYNAVLTTHTTLEHSDCGFMVDNEAIYDLCRRNLDIERPTYTNLNRLIGQIVSSITASLRFDGALNVDLTEFQTNLVPYPRIHFPLVTYAPIISAEKAYHEQISVSEITNACFEPNNQMVKCDPRHGKYMACCMLFRGDVVPKDVNAAIATIKTRRTIQFVDWCPTGFKVGINYQPPSCVPGGDLAKVQRAVCMLANTTAIAEAWARLDHKFDLMYAKRAFVHWYVGEGMEEGEFSEAREDLAALEKDYEEVGMETCDNEGGDDY, encoded by the coding sequence atgcgtGAAGTCATATCTATTCATATTGGACAAGCTGGTGTACAAATGGGGAATGCTTGTTGGGAATTATATTGCTTGGAGCATGGTATTCAACCGGATGGTCAGATACCAACTGAAAAACCTTGTAGTGATAACGATGATAGCTACAATACATTCTTTTGTGAAACTACTGCAGGAAAACATGTACCACGAGCGTTAATGGTCGATTTAGAGCCAACTGTTGTGGATGAAATACGTACTGGGGCATATCGTTTATTATTTCATCCCGAACAATTAATAACGGGTAAAGAAGATGCTgctaataattatgcccgtggaCATTACACAGTTGGAAAAGAAATTGTGGACATTGTGTTAGATCGTATACGAAAATTAGCTGATCAATGTTCTGGTCTGCAAGGTTTTGTACTATTCCATTGTTTTGGTGGGGGTACTGGATCAGGATTTACATCGTTATTAATGGAACGTCTTTCAGTAGATTACGGTAAACGTTCAAAATTAGAATTTGCTATCTATCCAGCCCCACAAATTTCAACTGCGGTTGTAGAACCATACAATGCAGTTTTAACGACCCATACAACATTGGAACACTCTGATTGTGGATTTATGGTCGATAATGAAGCTATTTACGATTTATGTCGACGTAATTTGGATATTGAACGTCCTacgtatacaaatttaaatcgtTTAATTGGACAAATTGTTTCATCTATAACAGCATCGTTACGTTTTGATGGTGCCTTAAATGTGGATTTAACGGAATTCCAAACAAATTTAGTACCATATCCACGAATTCATTTTCCATTGGTAACGTATGCACCGATAATATCCGCGGAAAAAGCATACCATGAACAAATTTCGGTAAGTGAAATAACTAACGCATGCTTTGAACCCAACAACCAAATGGTGAAGTGTGATCCACGTCACGGGAAATACATGGCTTGTTGTATGTTATTCCGTGGGGATGTTGTGCCCAAAGATGTGAATGCAGCGATTGCCACGATTAAAACACGCCGTACTATTCAATTTGTTGATTGGTGTCCGACGGGCTTTAAGGTGGGTATCAATTACCAACCACCTAGCTGTGTTCCAGGTGGTGATTTAGCTAAAGTTCAACGAGCTGTATGTATGTTGGCAAATACCACAGCTATTGCAGAGGCATGGGCACGATTAgatcataaatttgatttgatgtATGCAAAACGGGCGTTTGTTCACTGGTATGTCGGTGAAGGTATGGAAGAAGGTGAATTTTCTGAGGCACGTGAAGATTTAGCCGCTTTGGAAAAAGATTATGAAGAGGTCGGAATGGAAACGTGCGATAATGAAGGGGGAGatgattattag
- the LOC123294622 gene encoding outer dynein arm-docking complex subunit 4-like, translated as MAPRRQSSGSDQGRLIAAETAKLHTNEAAAHLTAEHYSEALHSYNQALELKPKDKDALVARSRCYILLGKPKHALKDAETALEIHRNYIPALYQKAEALYHLGQFEYSLMFFHRGLRKRPKVEKFRLGVQKAQEAIINTIGPTVKLGTNYVDSQGSSARSDRPMPEDTMEIKGESDSNQAQNIVKTPQLTLSPIPSNVKSISHTPENKRPTSVLSTKSINSKPLLGALTADKLYLEKLVKHPHLICLSKENKHVVSNASEALEYLNTREKFWEQQFLPPKIFTT; from the exons atggcACCTCGTCGTCAATCATCGGGTAGTGATCAAGGAAGGTTAATAGCTGCTGAAACTGCTAAATTACATACGAATGAAGCTGCAGCACATTTAACAGCTGAACATTATTCAGAAGCGCTTCATTCTTATAATCAG GCTTTGGAACTAAAACCAAAGGATAAAGATGCTTTAGTGGCGCGTAGTAGATGTTACATATTACTGGGAAAACCAAAACATGCTTTAAAAGATGCTGAAACAGCATTGGAAATTCATCGAAACTATATACCAGCACTGTATCAAAAGGCTGAAGCATTATACCATTTAGGCCAATTTGAATATAGTTTAATGTTCTTCCATCGAGGCTTACGAAAACGACCAAAGGTGGAAAAATTTCGTTTAGGTGTTCAAAAAGCACAAGAGGCTATAATAAATACGATTGGGCCAACAGTTAAATTGGGTACGAATTATGTTGACTCTCAAGGCTCATCAGCCAGATCTGATAG acCAATGCCGGAAGACACAATGGAAATTAAAGGCGAAAGTGATTCAAATCAAgcacaaaatattgttaaaactcCGCAATTAACTCTATCCCCAATTCCGTCAAATGTGAAATCGATATCACATACCCCAGAAAATAAAAGACCTACATCAGTTCTCTCTACAAAAAGTATCAATTCAAAACCATTATTAGGAGCATTGACAGCGGATAAATTATACTTGGAAAAATTGGTAAAACATCCACATTTAATATGTTTGTCAAAAGAGAACAAACATGTGGTCTCAAATGCGTCCGAAgctttagaatatttaaatacaagagAGAAATTTTGGGAACAACAATTTTTACCTCCGAAAATTTTTACCACGTAA